From Triticum urartu cultivar G1812 chromosome 2, Tu2.1, whole genome shotgun sequence, a single genomic window includes:
- the LOC125536996 gene encoding uncharacterized protein LOC125536996 isoform X2, with product MHCDVSLGDFAKRKHHSMRSVAGLAILALDDSSRRRTLSLYLLARLAQCAYNSAKSKNRFHFWGSHWRHGDALLFSVASAQIMYAFVMRPESLPKSYRDFIQKTGPVAEPVYKAVRDSCRGGHVDLIGLSAYFANKKNSNLINLTRSPSIIPCSVIHPDRASCLAHNVTVTSSTFKKTFPLYFSLTFVPFVVLRLQKFLESPAATCWRALVGAVRSTTFLSAFVTLFQSAICLHRKVASKDHKLVYWFGGLLSGLSILLENKARRAELALYVLPRAGESLWYILINRHLLPNIKNAEVGLFCMCMGGIMYFLEYEPDTMAPFLRGLIRRFLASKITNPSPPPNRNTSYSYLQTLNVLEQSKTHPTPENGLPTSETYTLESIPGL from the exons ATGCACTGCGATGTTTCCTTAGGAGATTTCGCAAAAAGGAAACACCATTCAATGC GTTCAGTGGCAGGCTTGGCGATACTAGCACTAGATGATTCGAGTAGGAGACGCACCCTTTCTCTATATCTTTTAGCAAGGCTTGCTCAG TGTGCATATAACTCTGCAAAGTCTAAAAATAGATTCCACTTCTGGGGTAGCCATTGGAGACATGGAGATGCATTACTTTTTTCTGTCGCATCTGCCCAG ATTATGTATGCTTTTGTAATGAGGCCTGAAAGCTTACCAAAATCTTACCGAGACTTCATCCAAAAGACAGGACCAGTTGCAGAACCTGTTTACAAGGCTGTCAGAGATAGCTGCAGAGGTGGCCATGTGGATCTCATTGGCCTCTCGGCCTATTTCGCAAACAAGAAGAATTCAAATTTGATAAATTTAACAAGAAGTCCCTCAATTATTCCATGCTCTGTTATTCATCCTGACAGAGCATCGTGCTTGGCTCATAATGTTACTGTCACTTCATCAACATTCAAGAAAACGTTCCCTCTGTATTTCTCATTGACATTTGTCCCCTTTGTTGTTCTACGTCTTCAAAAG TTTTTGGAATCCCCAGCTGCAACGTGCTGGCGTGCTCTTGTGGGTGCAGTTCGCTCTACCACTTTTTTGTCTGCGTTTGTCACTCTCTTCCAG TCTGCCATCTGTTTGCACCGTAAAGTTGCAAGCAAAGACCACAAACTTGTGTATTGGTTTGGTGGTTTACTGTCTGGTCTTTCGATTCTCCTGGAGAATAAAGCAAGACGAGCGGAGTTAGCTCTCTATGTACTTCCCCGTGCTGGAGAATCTCTATGGTATATATTGATCAACCGCCACCTCCTCCCAAATATAAAAAATGCTGAG GTGGGTCTTTTCTGCATGTGCATGGGAGGGATCATGTACTTTCTGGAGTACGAGCCAGACACCATGGCTCCATTCCTTAGGGGCCTGATCCGGCGTTTCCTGGCGAGCAAGATAACCAACCCAAGCCCGCCTCCGAATCGCAACACCTCCTACTCCTACCTTCAGACGCTGAACGTGTTGGAGCAGTCAAAAACGCATCCTACCCCGGAGAATGGCCTCCCTACGTCAGAGACGTATACCCTTGAATCAATTCCTGGACTTTAA
- the LOC125536996 gene encoding uncharacterized protein LOC125536996 isoform X1 produces MPFLSTPSFDLSAGAEPTLGPRPPPPPPPPAAPPSQPQVPEAAARRLREAEERLREAIQELHQSHGRDEEAAKGGGWGCCVHQGESCAAHAAGNLCQTFLLSYGVRVGIGILLRAFKLARRRSYASLLDLKQLVSEKDLIVREEACRVGLLFGGFTGSYHALRCFLRRFRKKETPFNAILSGSVAGLAILALDDSSRRRTLSLYLLARLAQCAYNSAKSKNRFHFWGSHWRHGDALLFSVASAQIMYAFVMRPESLPKSYRDFIQKTGPVAEPVYKAVRDSCRGGHVDLIGLSAYFANKKNSNLINLTRSPSIIPCSVIHPDRASCLAHNVTVTSSTFKKTFPLYFSLTFVPFVVLRLQKFLESPAATCWRALVGAVRSTTFLSAFVTLFQSAICLHRKVASKDHKLVYWFGGLLSGLSILLENKARRAELALYVLPRAGESLWYILINRHLLPNIKNAEVGLFCMCMGGIMYFLEYEPDTMAPFLRGLIRRFLASKITNPSPPPNRNTSYSYLQTLNVLEQSKTHPTPENGLPTSETYTLESIPGL; encoded by the exons ATGCCCTTCCTCTCGACGCCCTCGTTCGACCTCTCCGCCGGCGCGGAGCCCACACTCGGCccgcgccctcctcctcctcctcccccgccCGCCGCGCCTCCATCGCAGCCGCAGGTGCccgaggcggcggcgaggcgccTGCGGGAGGCGGAGGAGCGGCTGCGCGAGGCCATCCAGGAGCTCCACCAGAGCCACGGCCGGGATGAGGAGGCCGCCAAAGGGGGTGGGTGGGGGTGCTGCGTGCACCAGGGGGAGTCGTGCGCGGCGCACGCGGCGGGGAACCTGTGCCAGACCTTCCTGCTCTCCTACGGCGTCCGTGTCGGCATCGGGATCCTCCTGCGCGCCTTCAAGCTCGCGCGCCGCAGATCCTACGCCTCGCTCCTCGATCTCAAG CAACTGGTTTCGGAGAAAGATCTAATAGTAAGGGAGGAAGCTTGCCGGGTAGGGTTACTTTTTGGAGGATTCACTGGATCATATCATGCACTGCGATGTTTCCTTAGGAGATTTCGCAAAAAGGAAACACCATTCAATGC AATATTATCAGGTTCAGTGGCAGGCTTGGCGATACTAGCACTAGATGATTCGAGTAGGAGACGCACCCTTTCTCTATATCTTTTAGCAAGGCTTGCTCAG TGTGCATATAACTCTGCAAAGTCTAAAAATAGATTCCACTTCTGGGGTAGCCATTGGAGACATGGAGATGCATTACTTTTTTCTGTCGCATCTGCCCAG ATTATGTATGCTTTTGTAATGAGGCCTGAAAGCTTACCAAAATCTTACCGAGACTTCATCCAAAAGACAGGACCAGTTGCAGAACCTGTTTACAAGGCTGTCAGAGATAGCTGCAGAGGTGGCCATGTGGATCTCATTGGCCTCTCGGCCTATTTCGCAAACAAGAAGAATTCAAATTTGATAAATTTAACAAGAAGTCCCTCAATTATTCCATGCTCTGTTATTCATCCTGACAGAGCATCGTGCTTGGCTCATAATGTTACTGTCACTTCATCAACATTCAAGAAAACGTTCCCTCTGTATTTCTCATTGACATTTGTCCCCTTTGTTGTTCTACGTCTTCAAAAG TTTTTGGAATCCCCAGCTGCAACGTGCTGGCGTGCTCTTGTGGGTGCAGTTCGCTCTACCACTTTTTTGTCTGCGTTTGTCACTCTCTTCCAG TCTGCCATCTGTTTGCACCGTAAAGTTGCAAGCAAAGACCACAAACTTGTGTATTGGTTTGGTGGTTTACTGTCTGGTCTTTCGATTCTCCTGGAGAATAAAGCAAGACGAGCGGAGTTAGCTCTCTATGTACTTCCCCGTGCTGGAGAATCTCTATGGTATATATTGATCAACCGCCACCTCCTCCCAAATATAAAAAATGCTGAG GTGGGTCTTTTCTGCATGTGCATGGGAGGGATCATGTACTTTCTGGAGTACGAGCCAGACACCATGGCTCCATTCCTTAGGGGCCTGATCCGGCGTTTCCTGGCGAGCAAGATAACCAACCCAAGCCCGCCTCCGAATCGCAACACCTCCTACTCCTACCTTCAGACGCTGAACGTGTTGGAGCAGTCAAAAACGCATCCTACCCCGGAGAATGGCCTCCCTACGTCAGAGACGTATACCCTTGAATCAATTCCTGGACTTTAA